In Roseofilum capinflatum BLCC-M114, the sequence AGGCGCATCGCTCTTTCTAGCTGGGCGATGACCCGACCCTCGACAGTATAGTTCATCTGGATATAGACTCCTTCCCGTTGTCTAGCAATCTCGTAAGCTAAACGGCGTTTGCCTCGGTGTTGGGTTTCCACAATTGTCCCCCCTTCATCTCGAATGAGGCTCTGATACTTTTCAATGATCTGGCTTACCTGTTCGTCCGTTAAATCAGGACGCAGGATATACATGGTTTCGTAAACAAAATTTCGGATGGTCATCGAGATCTCCTTATGGACAATAGGGCTGATTGGGCCTTGAGGGATTAGCCAACTTGCTCAATCAGCAAGGACTTACTATTGTAGGATGTCAAGTTAAAATATTTGAGTCTTTGGCGCTGAGGTTATGCCGAGCGACCAAAGCCTACAACAGCTTAGATAGATGGGTTCTTAAAAATTGAAGACAAAATTTAAGACCGATCTCTGATTATACACAAAAAGTAGCAGGTAAGGTAATGGCCCAACGCTATGTCCGAGTCCAAACCACTGAAGGCAAGATTTATTATGGATTACTCAAGCTCAACCGCGAGGTGCAAGTGCTTGATGCTCCGCCTTGGTTACAGGGACAACCCACTGAGTTAATCCTAGAGGTCGATGCTTATCATTTGCTGGCCCCCTGCGCTCCCTCGAAAATTTTGGCAGTGGGGAAAAATTATGCTAATCATGCGGCGGAAATGGGAACGCCTGTGCCGGAAGAACCTCTGCTGTTTATGAAGCCCTCAACGGCGATTATTCCTATCGATACTCCGATTTTGTATCCTCCCCAATCGGAACGGGTCGATTATGAGGGAGAATTGGCGGTGGTGATCGGGAATCGCTGTGTGGACTGTAGCCCAGAAGAGGCGGCTAGTAAAATTTGGGGCTATACGATCGCCAATGATGTCACAGCACGGGATCTACAACGTCGGGATGGCCAATGGACAAGAGCGAAAGGGTTTGATACCTTTTGCCCGTTGGGGCCTTGGATTGTGCGGGAAATTAATCCAGGGGCGAGATTACAGACGTTTCTCAATGACGATCAGCAGCCCCGCCAATCGGCTTTAATTAGTGATATGGTCTTTTCTCCAGAGGTGTTGGTCTCTCATATTTCCCAGATTATGACCTTAATGCCTGGAGATTTGATTTTAACGGGGACTCCAGAAGGTATTGGCCCCATGCAAGTGGGCGATCGCGTTCGTGTTGAGTTAGAGGGAATTGGTTCCCTAGATAATCCAGTGATCGCCCGCTTTGGAGCTACGTCCTAACGGACTTGAGTATAGGCCGCTTCCGAAATCGTAGGGATTTCGGCATACCGTCCCATAATAGATTGGGCGATCGCATAACCGACGGCGGCTAATACCCCCAAAAAGATGGTATTGTTGAGGGTCTCAATGACTAATCCTTGCCGAAACACGGGTTGAAGGATATAGTTCATGACCAAAGAACACAGAAACAAGACAATATTCATCAGGATCGCTTGCATGGTATTGAAGCGAATAAAATGGTTCACTTTTGGATTACGAACCACTGCCAGCAACAAGACAAAGAAGATAATTAGGCCAGCAAAGGGTATGCTGCTATAAATTTGCATCAAGGGGGTCAGGCGGATGAACAGTATCCCCAAAATGGGGAACTGTGCAATTAAAGAGAGTCCGAACTCTAGCCCATAAAACATAGGCAGTAAATAGGGCAAACAGGCAAAAATGCGATCGGGTACAGTGGTGGTTCCACGCCAGGTCATGGTTGAGTTCTCCTTGTGCATGAGGCAATATCGTTCAATCCACCATAGCGCAAGTTCAGCCTCAACGTGAGAGTTCAGAATCAAGCCGGTAAAAGACTAACTAATTTGGGCGATGTGGAATCCCATTTGACATTCATACTGATTCGGCAGATGGCGATCGCCTTTTGCCAAAGGATGACCACAGGTCAAATTGCCCTGTCTCCAACGGGGTTGACCACTGCGATCGGCCCAGCAACAGCTTTGACAAACCGTTTTTGGTGAAATAATCTGATCGTCCATCATAATAACTAACATGACTCAATCTCCCAAAAATTATGATTTGGCGAACGCCTTTACCCTATATTGTAAGTGATCCTCAAACTAAACCGTGCCCAACGATACAGAGCTTAATACAGCGCTTCGCGCTGTTATGAGGGACAGTGTTGAATCCTCAAAGCTATGTACCAAAAGCCTATTCCCTATTCCCTAGCGCAAAGCGCTATATAGTCACCGCCAAGACTCTCAGACCCAACTCATGAATTAAGAGTAGACCTATCCCTCGATCCGATGAATCTTGATAAAATTAGTCCCCCGAATTTTCTGTACTGGAGAGCCACCCAAAATCAAAATTTTATCCCCTGGAGTTGCCAAATCGTTAGCCAAGAGTTGATCGTTAATCTGCACAATCAACTGCTCCAAAGAAGGTTCAGGAGTCTCCAACAACATCGGCTTAACCCCCCAGACTAAATTTAAGCGATGATAAACGCGATCGCGGGGAGTAAACGCCACCACAGGCGCTTTAGGACGCTCGGCAGCCGCCAAAGTCGCCGTATAACCCGTCGTCGTAAAACAAGCAATACAGCGCAAATTCAAAATCTTATCAATGGTATTCAGAGCCTCACTTAAGGCATGGGTTTCATCAACTTCTGCCGGAGGATAATTCACAAATTGGGCATCTTCTTCCGTATCACAAGCAATTTTCACCAACATTTCCACTGCCTTCACCGGATATGCGCCTACCGCCGATTCTCCAGATAACATCACCGCATCTGTGCCATCCATAATCGCATTAGCCACATCAGAAGCTTCCGCACGAGTCGGCCGGGGATTATGAATCATGCTATCTAACATTTGGGTCGCCGTGATGACGGGAATTCCCTTTTTATTGCACAACTGAATAATATGCTTTTGCAACTTAGGCACGCGCTCCGGACTCATTTCCACCCCTAAATCTCCCCGCGCCACCATCAAACCATCACAGACTTCAATAATGTCTTCTAAATGTTCAATAGCTTGGGGTTTTTCAATTTTCGCCATCACCTGAAGATGGTCGGCTTGATGTTCCTTGAGAAACTCTCGGAGGCTGATAATATCATTCGCACTGCGGACAAAGCTCAGGGAAACCCAGTCAATACCTTGCTCTAACCCAAAAATTAAATCCTGTTTATCTTTCTCTGTCATTGACGGCAAACGCAGGGTCAAAGATGGCAAATTCACTCCTTTACGATTTTTAAGAATTCCCCCTTCCATTACCTGACATTTGACTTGTTTTCCCTCGATGGCAATAATGTTCAATTCCAATAAACCATCATCGAGTAAAACTTGTGCCCCAAGTTCGGCTTCTTCTGCTAAAAAAGGATAATCAATGGGAATGGTTTGCTCTTGGCCATTATATTCAGCCATAGGAACTAAGGTAACAGAAGCTCCCGGAATCAGCTCTAGTTCACCTTCTGGGAATCGTCCCACCCGAATTTTGGGCCCCTGCAAATCTTGCAATAAGGTGACTGGAATTTCTAATTCTTCGGAAACTTGTCGTAAGCGAGAGACGACTGTGGCATGATCGTCATAACTGCCATGGGAGAAGTTGAGACGAGCGACTCTCATCCCTGCTTGGACTAATTCTCGCAGCACGTCTAGTTTATTGCTGGCAGGGCCGATGGTTGCCACAACTTTGGTTCGAGAGAGACTTGAGTTCATAGGGGAATTAGGTAATGGGTAATGGGTCATGGGTCATGGTAACTTTGCCTAGAGTAGCAGGTTAAGATTAATCTCTCTTCAAGAAAGGTTAAGAGGAGGCAAGAGGCAAGAGGCAATAGGCAATAGGCAATAGGCGATAGGGAATAGGCAATAGGCAATAGGCAATAGGCAATAGGCAATAGGCGATAGGCAATCTCCCCCATCCTCCTCATCTCCCTATTCCCCCATCCCCCCATTGTCTCCGGGAGCCAGAATACAGCCTTGGCGAGCAGGGAGTTCCAGCCGCAGATCGCCATTGTCTGACCATTCGATTTCTGCTTGTCCGTAAACCAAGGTGTTGGGAGTCTGATGTAAGTCTCTGGGGAAACAGCGCACGGTAATGGCTTCTTCTCCGACGTTAAGGGCGATAATGAGGGTTTGATCGGGTTCTTGACGGGTGAAGATATAAACGAGTCCTTCGGCAAAGATGACTTTATAGGTTCCGACTCGTAGGGCGCGATATTGGTGTCTGAGGGCGATGAGTTGACGATGGTAGGCGAGAATGGTGCGATCGCCGTTTTCAAGACCTGGAAAACTGCGCCGACAGTCGGGATCTCGTGCCCCAGCTAATCCAATTTCATCGCCATAATAGATGCTGGGCGCTCCTGGAAAGGTCATGAGTAGGAGGGTGGCGAGTTCGACGCTGGGGCGATCGCCTTGGGCAATGGTGACTAAGCGAGCCGTATCATGGGAATCAAGGAGATTGAGTTGCGTCTGTTGAATTTCCCAGTCATAGAGATGGAGTAGGGATTGGATTTTACTGGCGTAACCGGCTGCATCTAGGGCTGGATAGGGTTCATAGGCTGAGTCTCGAACCTGATCGAGATCCACGCGATCGCCGGCAGTAAAGGCGATCGTCGGCGCGGTAAATAAATAGTTCATCACCCCATCAAACTGGGTTCCATCGAGCCATTGCAGGGCATCCGTCCAAATTTCACCGACAATATAGGCTTCTGGGTTAATGGCTTTGACTCGTTGCCTAAATTCTTGCCAAAAGCCTTCTACGTTAATACAAAAGGGCACATCTAATCGCCAACCATCGACTCCTAAGCGAATCCAATATTCGGCAATCTGCATGATATATTCTCGCACATCGGGATTCTGATGATTGAATTCCGGTAAGGCGCGATTATTAGCCCAACCCACATAGTTAGCGGGTTTACTGCCATCATAGGCCGATAGGGGCCAATCCTCGATTTTGAACCAATCTACCCAAGGGGAATGGGGGCCATTTTCCAGGATGTCATGGAAGTAGAAAAAGCCGCGACTGGCATGGTTAAAGACTCCATCTAAGACAATTTTGATATTGCGTTTATGGGCAGCTTCGAGAAGGGCAAAAAAGGCTTCATTGCCCCCCAACATGGGATCGACTTGGGTGTAGTCATGGGTATGGTAGCGATGATTGCAAGCTGATTGAAAGATGGGGGTAAAGTAAATGGCGGTAATGCCTAAATTTTGTAAGTAATCTAGGGTTTCGATCGTCCCCCAGAGGTTTCCCCCCTTGTAGCCTTGTACGGTTGGGGGACTATCCCAGGGTTCGAGGGGGAGATGGGGGCGAGTTGTGCCTGGGGGTGGGTTGCCTTTGGCCAGGCGATCGGGAAATATTTGATAGAAAACGGCGTGTTTTACCCACTCTGGTGTCTGAATGTTCATCTGTGCCACAATCTCCCTGATTTTAATGGTTCATTATTTATTGTTCATTATTCATTGCCCTAGTGGGGTAAAGAGATGGATTCAGAGTCAGCGTGTAATCCTTGGGTTAAGGTCTGACTATCGAGATTAGTACCTAGATGTTGCCGAGCTTCTAGCTGCCAGAGGTCGAGTTCTGGCGATCGCCACGGAGCATTAAGTGATCGCGTTTGATGGGTGTCACAGTCTAAACATTTTTCCCAGTAGGGGCTGGCTTCTGTAGGTTTTCCTTGAGCTTGGAGGACTTGAGCGAGGAGACAATGGGGTGCGGCGCGATCGCCATTTAATTCTATAGCTTTGCGTAGCCAGGTTTCGGCTTGGTCAAGATCTTTTTGCAAGAAGTAAGCCCATCCTAAGTTTTTATAGAGGGTGGAGAGAACGGCTGTATTCTTCACTTGGTTGAGAATGGGAGTAATGCGTTCAATCGCCCGATCCGGATTATGGATCAAAATGTCTAGGCGGGAAAGGTTACTGATGGCAGCGTGGGCAGCTTGACCTTGAGCTTGAGCTGCTCGATCATAGTGATGGTAGGCATTGGGGAAGTCACTCAGTTTTTCGTAGGCTGAGGCGAGGTTGTAGTGGACTGCGGGGGTGTCGATCTCGAATTTGAGCGCCCATTGCAGATAAAACACGGTTCCTCGAAAGTCGCCTTGCATATAGGTATCGTATCCAGTCTTTTTCAGGCGATCGCCGATTTGTTTCTTTTGACTGCTGTCACTGGTAGTTTGCAAGAGTTGCAGTTTAGGTT encodes:
- a CDS encoding glycoside hydrolase family 13 protein, giving the protein MNIQTPEWVKHAVFYQIFPDRLAKGNPPPGTTRPHLPLEPWDSPPTVQGYKGGNLWGTIETLDYLQNLGITAIYFTPIFQSACNHRYHTHDYTQVDPMLGGNEAFFALLEAAHKRNIKIVLDGVFNHASRGFFYFHDILENGPHSPWVDWFKIEDWPLSAYDGSKPANYVGWANNRALPEFNHQNPDVREYIMQIAEYWIRLGVDGWRLDVPFCINVEGFWQEFRQRVKAINPEAYIVGEIWTDALQWLDGTQFDGVMNYLFTAPTIAFTAGDRVDLDQVRDSAYEPYPALDAAGYASKIQSLLHLYDWEIQQTQLNLLDSHDTARLVTIAQGDRPSVELATLLLMTFPGAPSIYYGDEIGLAGARDPDCRRSFPGLENGDRTILAYHRQLIALRHQYRALRVGTYKVIFAEGLVYIFTRQEPDQTLIIALNVGEEAITVRCFPRDLHQTPNTLVYGQAEIEWSDNGDLRLELPARQGCILAPGDNGGMGE
- the pyk gene encoding pyruvate kinase; this translates as MNSSLSRTKVVATIGPASNKLDVLRELVQAGMRVARLNFSHGSYDDHATVVSRLRQVSEELEIPVTLLQDLQGPKIRVGRFPEGELELIPGASVTLVPMAEYNGQEQTIPIDYPFLAEEAELGAQVLLDDGLLELNIIAIEGKQVKCQVMEGGILKNRKGVNLPSLTLRLPSMTEKDKQDLIFGLEQGIDWVSLSFVRSANDIISLREFLKEHQADHLQVMAKIEKPQAIEHLEDIIEVCDGLMVARGDLGVEMSPERVPKLQKHIIQLCNKKGIPVITATQMLDSMIHNPRPTRAEASDVANAIMDGTDAVMLSGESAVGAYPVKAVEMLVKIACDTEEDAQFVNYPPAEVDETHALSEALNTIDKILNLRCIACFTTTGYTATLAAAERPKAPVVAFTPRDRVYHRLNLVWGVKPMLLETPEPSLEQLIVQINDQLLANDLATPGDKILILGGSPVQKIRGTNFIKIHRIEG
- a CDS encoding Tic20 family protein, with product MTWRGTTTVPDRIFACLPYLLPMFYGLEFGLSLIAQFPILGILFIRLTPLMQIYSSIPFAGLIIFFVLLLAVVRNPKVNHFIRFNTMQAILMNIVLFLCSLVMNYILQPVFRQGLVIETLNNTIFLGVLAAVGYAIAQSIMGRYAEIPTISEAAYTQVR
- a CDS encoding fumarylacetoacetate hydrolase family protein, producing MAQRYVRVQTTEGKIYYGLLKLNREVQVLDAPPWLQGQPTELILEVDAYHLLAPCAPSKILAVGKNYANHAAEMGTPVPEEPLLFMKPSTAIIPIDTPILYPPQSERVDYEGELAVVIGNRCVDCSPEEAASKIWGYTIANDVTARDLQRRDGQWTRAKGFDTFCPLGPWIVREINPGARLQTFLNDDQQPRQSALISDMVFSPEVLVSHISQIMTLMPGDLILTGTPEGIGPMQVGDRVRVELEGIGSLDNPVIARFGATS
- a CDS encoding tetratricopeptide repeat protein, with translation MTSLINPNLMNPEEFEQVYSELTDRRQQVLNGILSGEPDAQIAQALGISEAAIRKHVERIVDHFGLSNSESQNGQRRSKRSDLVSLVARFKPELLKMPLPIQNKEEESLLDLLQEIQPIESIHQALEPKLQLLQTTSDSSQKKQIGDRLKKTGYDTYMQGDFRGTVFYLQWALKFEIDTPAVHYNLASAYEKLSDFPNAYHHYDRAAQAQGQAAHAAISNLSRLDILIHNPDRAIERITPILNQVKNTAVLSTLYKNLGWAYFLQKDLDQAETWLRKAIELNGDRAAPHCLLAQVLQAQGKPTEASPYWEKCLDCDTHQTRSLNAPWRSPELDLWQLEARQHLGTNLDSQTLTQGLHADSESISLPH
- the rpsF gene encoding 30S ribosomal protein S6, with amino-acid sequence MTIRNFVYETMYILRPDLTDEQVSQIIEKYQSLIRDEGGTIVETQHRGKRRLAYEIARQREGVYIQMNYTVEGRVIAQLERAMRLSDEVIRYLTIKQEVPEESESEPEPVEV